A single genomic interval of Pochonia chlamydosporia 170 chromosome 7, whole genome shotgun sequence harbors:
- a CDS encoding indoleamine 2,3-dioxygenase family protein (similar to Pyrenophora tritici-repentis Pt-1C-BFP XP_001940124.1), translating into MGSIGTTPPFQVLDDPRPDDKSLPAFMVSTTRGFLPRMNPVVTLPKEFEPLESLLQRMPVKTLSGEPGLLAHSKLGDVVDNEFPDLADEMDKYKDDLPMMNALYRDYSFLASAYLLEPCHERFVRGEEYGLGRQTLPKNISRPIARCAEIAGFMPFMEYAGSYALYNYRLEDPEKGLEYSNLRLIRAFEHGLDPTSSEAGFVLVHIDMVKNSGPLVAGTVKCLDVGSKISTPLGSVQERTTFNEGLADILGALQKINSVMETMWGKSRPTEYTSFRTFIFGITSQSMFPNGVVYEGLNDNKPMSFRGESGANDSMVPLMDNLLQVPMPNTPLTEILKDFRKYRPSNHKDFLMHVKQVSESNDLRSFALALKAKPVTDEEKDLVRESRSLWLQILDQVRDFRWRHWCFAREYILKRTSHPTATGGSPIVTWLPNQLEAVLAEMVHINETANKDDARGLGKTCENVMDGALRQRDTLRKEVDKYCAERGVSRN; encoded by the exons ATGGGCTCCATTGGCACCACTCCACCCTTCCAAGTCTTGGACGACCCTCGTCCGGACGACAAGTCCCTCCCTGCCTTCATGGTCTCTACCACTCGCGGTTTTCTTCCTCGCATGAACCCCGTCGTCACCCTGCCCAAGGAGTTTGAGCCTCTCGAGTCGTTGCTGCAGCGCATGCCTGTCAAGACTCTGTCCGGCGAGCCTGGCCTCCTCGCTCACAGCAAGctgggtgatgttgtggacAATGAGTTCCCTGATCTGGCGGACGAGATGGACAAGTACAAGGATGACTTGCCCATGATGAATGCCCTGTACCGTGACTACTCCTTCCTGGCCTCTGCTTACCTGCTTGAGCCTTGCCACGAGCGCTTCGTCAGGGGAGAAGAGTACGGTCTCGGCAGACAGACTCTTCCCAAGAACATTTCACGGCCCATCGCTCGCTGCGCAGAGAT CGCCGGCTTCATGCCCTTCATGGAATACGCCGGGTCCTACGCCCTCTACAACTACCGTCTTGAAGACCCCGAAAAGGGCCTGGAGTACTCCAACCTCCGTCTGATCCGCGCCTTCGAGCACGGCCTGGACCCAACCTCCTCAGAAGCCggcttcgtcctcgtccacaTCGACATGGTCAAGAACTCGGGCCCCCTCGTCGCCGGCACAGTCAAGTGCCTGGACGTCGGCTCCAAAATCTCCACCCCCCTGGGCAGCGTGCAAGAGCGCACCACCTTCAACGAAGGCCTCGCCGACATCCTCGGCGCCCTCCAGAAGATCAACTCCGTCATGGAGACCATGTGGGGGAAGTCCCGTCCCACAGAGTACACCAGCTTCCGCACCTTCATCTTCGGAATCACCTCGCAGTCCATGTTCCCCAACGGCGTCGTCTACGAGGGCCTCAACGACAACAAGCCCATGTCGTTCCGCGGCGAGAGCGGCGCCAACGACTCCATGGTGCCCCTGATGGACAACCTCCTCCAGGTGCCCATGCCGAACACGCCGCTCACCGAGATCCTCAAGGACTTCCGCAAGTACAGGCCCAGCAACCACAAGGACTTTTTGATGCACGTCAAGCAGGTTTCGGAGAGCAACGACCTGCGCAGCTTTGCGCTCGCTCTCAAGGCGAAGCCTGTGACggacgaggagaaggaccTGGTTCGCGAGTCGCGCAGCTTGTGGCTCCAGATTTTGGATCAGGTGCGTGACTTCCGCTGGAGGCATTGGTGCTTTGCTAGGGAGTATATTCTCAAGAGGACTTCTCATCCTACTGCTACGGGGGGTAGTCCTATTGTGACGTGGTTGCCGAATCAGCTGGAGGCTGTgttggctgagatggtgCACATCAATGAGACTGCGAACAAGGATGATGCGCGTGGTTTGGGCAAGACTTGTGAGAATGTTATGGATGGTGCGTTGCGGCAGCGGGATACCCTGCGGAAGGAGGTTGACAAGTATTGTGCTGAGAGGGGTGTTTCACGGAACTAG
- a CDS encoding Zn(2)-C6 fungal-type DNA-binding domain-containing protein (similar to Metarhizium robertsii ARSEF 23 XP_007821426.1), translating to MPPSACWTCRLRRKKCNRARPICSSCAELSITCHYSATKPDWMDGGDKQQDMARAIKAQVKQSASSRKESNLKIKVFATESNQVSHISPSEKPRSFTAGKSSPSAKTPASDNAHEGYPTVDTSDDFFITLYLDTVFPVLFPWYQPPALSGGRSWILVVLKANKAIFHTTMSLSLYYFTLLIAKEASHTVRTPCEQYVWDSLAKHVDTSMQVIRRDMDNLNTTKQTDVFQRASALEGVVQLLILETAMATGADWDVHLSAAVAVFTDIFREHGTRDGVCHLPSVDMAMHKPSILDSIRLSVPVLDPNQAALRFYSAILIYADIISSVSLGTAPRLRYCYRGLIEDMHEEPKSADGPGRTLQMENYIGCQGWVLLLVGEISALDAWKRSVSPKSRTCEAEELEQRSRVLELKLQHGEDVLKERSRSYLNASARKQVSVTEVWIHAAKIYLSTVKKGWDPNDPVIRSNVESALLFLGQLSPELCLRSLLWPLCVSGFLATPEQEPLFREYLSALGPLKAFGAARQALQLLERVWGLRGQLGREEWGMSDCFEVGGKRVLLL from the coding sequence atgccTCCCTCAGCCTGCTGGACGTGCCGACTACGTCGCAAGAAATGCAACCGAGCCAGGCCAATATGTTCGTCGTGCGCAGAGCTCTCCATCACCTGTCACTACAGTGCGACAaaaccagactggatggacGGTGGTGACAAGCAGCAAGACATGGCGAGAGCCATCAAAGCCCAAGTGAAGCAAAGTGCTTCGTCTCGCAAGGAGTCAAACCTCAAAATCAAGGTGTTTGCGACGGAATCCAATCAAGTCTCGCATATTTCACCCTCAGAAAAGCCAAGATCCTTCACGGCAGGCAAATCCTCACCTAGTGCCAAGACCCCAGCCAGCGACAATGCACACGAGGGCTACCCAACCGTGGACACGTCAGACGACTTCTTCATAACGTTATATCTAGATACCGTCTTTCCCGTGCTGTTCCCTTGGTACCAGCCTCCGGCATTATCTGGCGGACGCAGCTGGATTCTCGTCGTGCTCAAGGCCAACAAAGCCATCTTCCACACAACAATGAGCCTCAGCTTGTACTACTTCACCCTTCTGatcgccaaagaagcaagccaCACGGTCCGCACGCCCTGCGAGCAGTACGTCTGGGATAGCTTGGCGAAGCACGTCGACACGTCCATGCAGGTCATTAGACGGGACATGGATAACCTCAACACGACCAAGCAAACTGACGTCTTTCAACGGGCCAGCGCTCTCGAAGGCGTTGTACAGTTGTTAATTTTGGAAACGGCCATGGCCACTGGTGCTGACTGGGATGTTCACCTATCCGCCGCGGTGGCTGTCTTTACTGACATTTTTCGAGAACACGGTACGCGAGATGGCGTGTGCCATCTTCCTTCTGTTGATATGGCCATGCACAAACCTTCTATTCTTGACTCCATCAGACTTAGTGTCCCTGTCTTGGATCCAAATCAGGCTGCTTTGCGGTTTTACTCCGCAATACTTATATATGCGGATATTATCTCTAGTGTTTCGCTTGGTACGGCTCCTCGGCTGCGCTACTGTTACAGGGGCTTGATTGAGGATATGCATGAGGAGCCTAAGAGCGCTGATGGCCCGGGACGGACACTTCAGATGGAGAACTATATTGGGTGTCAGGGATGGGTTCTACTTCTCGTTGGCGAAATATCCGCGCTGGACGCATGGAAACGCTCCGTGTCCCCTAAGAGCCGCACCTGTGAGGCTGAGGAACTCGAACAACGCAGCAGAGTGCttgagttgaagctgcaaCACGGTGAAGATGTTCTCAAAGAACGTTCAAGGTCCTATCTCAACGCTTCAGCCAGAAAGCAGGTTTCCGTAACAGAGGTATGGATACATGCTGCGAAAATATATCTATCCACAGTCAAGAAAGGGTGGGATCCAAATGATCCCGTGATTCGGAGCAACGTGGAATCTGCCCTACTCTTCCTCGGACAACTCTCACCAGAACTTTGTCTGCGCAGTCTCCTGTGGCCATTGTGTGTTTCTGGCTTTTTGGCCACGCCTGAACAAGAACCACTGTTCAGAGAGTATCTTTCGGCGCTGGGGCCTCTGAAGGCTTTTGGTGCTGCGAGACAGGCCCTCCAGCTTTTGGAACGAGTATGGGGGCTCCGTGGTCAGCTAGGTCGGGAGGAATGGGGCATGTCAGACtgctttgaagttggagGGAAGAGAGTCTTGTTGCTTTAA